The following are encoded in a window of Aerococcus sanguinicola genomic DNA:
- a CDS encoding glycogen/starch/alpha-glucan phosphorylase produces MHALEQHAKELFKKDLANLSDAETYKVLLDYVQEQMINSPVNQGKKKLYYISAEFLVGKLLTTNLINLGLYDEVSQVLEANGKSLHDVEKAETEPSLGNGGLGRLAACFLDSIASLGINGDGIGLNYHFGLFRQVFRDNQQASVPDEWLNHPNWLVKTETSYEIPFRHFNFKSSLYEIEIPGFEQKAHNRLRLFDLESVTSDIIEADSINFDKMNIPQNLTLFLYPDDSDYVGNLLRIYQQYFMVSNAAQLIIEEAKAKGSDLHDLYDYAVVQINDTHPAFIIPEFVRLLTTYHGFEFKEALAVIEKTVAFTNHTILAEALEKWPMAYIDEVVPEIAKIIRQLDEEIRSRYPDKEAVQIIDQDDRAHMAHIAIHFSFSTNGVAKLHTEILKNSELKPFYELYPDKFNNKTNGISFRRWIMAANPELTQLLDEKIGQDWHKDADLTAFEKEIDQADSLKRLQEIKHHNKLQLQEYLSDQQGVQLHDNAIIDVQIKRLHEYKRQQMLALYIIHKYLDIKAGNLPSTPITILFGGKAAPAYTIAQDIIHLILCLSELIAKDPEVSPYLQVIMVENYNVTSAEKLITAADISEQISLASKEASGTGNMKFMLNGALTICTLDGANVEIAERVGEDNIYIFGQDSETIVKLYETGDYHRHLADYYHRERIKPLVDFIVSDELLALGQHDRLYRLHEDIKYKDWFMALIDLEEFIDVKEKVYADYEDQESWTKKALINIAQAGYFSSDRTIQDYNQDIWKI; encoded by the coding sequence ATGCACGCATTAGAACAACACGCTAAGGAGCTCTTCAAGAAGGACCTTGCCAATCTCTCTGACGCAGAAACTTATAAGGTCCTACTTGACTATGTTCAAGAACAAATGATTAACTCCCCTGTCAACCAAGGGAAGAAGAAGCTCTACTATATCTCAGCTGAATTCCTAGTAGGGAAACTTCTGACCACCAACCTCATCAACCTTGGCCTCTATGATGAAGTCAGCCAAGTCCTTGAGGCCAATGGTAAGTCACTCCATGACGTAGAAAAAGCTGAAACTGAACCCTCTCTTGGGAATGGTGGCCTAGGCCGTCTAGCTGCCTGCTTCCTCGATTCCATTGCCTCTTTAGGGATTAATGGCGACGGGATTGGCTTAAATTATCACTTCGGTCTCTTCCGCCAAGTCTTCCGCGACAACCAACAAGCCTCTGTGCCTGATGAATGGCTCAACCATCCGAATTGGTTAGTGAAGACAGAGACCTCTTATGAGATTCCCTTCCGCCACTTCAACTTCAAATCCAGCCTCTATGAAATTGAAATTCCAGGTTTTGAACAAAAAGCCCATAACCGCCTCCGCCTCTTCGACTTGGAATCCGTAACTTCCGATATTATTGAAGCGGACAGCATCAACTTTGATAAGATGAATATCCCGCAAAACCTGACCCTCTTCCTCTACCCAGATGATTCAGACTACGTGGGTAACCTCTTACGTATCTACCAACAATATTTCATGGTGTCCAATGCTGCTCAACTGATTATTGAAGAAGCGAAGGCCAAGGGCAGCGACCTCCACGACCTCTATGACTATGCCGTGGTTCAAATCAATGACACCCACCCGGCTTTCATTATTCCGGAATTTGTCCGCCTCTTAACCACATACCATGGTTTTGAATTCAAGGAAGCCCTAGCTGTCATTGAAAAGACCGTTGCCTTCACCAACCACACGATCCTCGCCGAAGCCCTCGAAAAGTGGCCCATGGCTTATATTGACGAAGTGGTACCTGAAATTGCCAAGATTATCCGTCAATTGGATGAAGAAATTAGATCGCGCTACCCAGACAAAGAAGCGGTTCAAATTATTGACCAAGATGACCGCGCTCATATGGCCCACATCGCTATCCACTTCTCCTTCTCAACTAACGGCGTCGCCAAGCTCCACACCGAGATCCTGAAGAATTCTGAGCTCAAGCCTTTCTATGAGCTTTATCCAGACAAATTTAATAACAAGACGAATGGTATTTCCTTCCGCCGCTGGATCATGGCAGCCAATCCCGAGCTCACCCAGTTACTGGATGAAAAGATTGGCCAAGATTGGCATAAGGATGCCGACTTGACAGCTTTTGAAAAAGAAATTGACCAGGCAGATAGCTTGAAACGCCTCCAAGAGATCAAGCACCACAATAAACTCCAACTCCAAGAATACCTGTCTGACCAGCAAGGCGTCCAATTACACGATAATGCCATTATCGATGTCCAAATCAAGCGACTCCATGAATACAAACGCCAGCAGATGCTAGCCCTCTACATCATCCACAAATACTTGGATATTAAAGCCGGGAATCTGCCAAGCACCCCAATTACCATCCTATTTGGCGGCAAGGCAGCTCCAGCTTATACCATTGCCCAGGACATTATCCATCTGATCCTCTGCTTATCTGAATTAATCGCTAAGGATCCAGAAGTGAGCCCTTACCTCCAAGTTATCATGGTTGAAAACTACAATGTGACTAGCGCCGAGAAGCTCATCACAGCAGCAGACATTTCAGAACAAATTTCCTTGGCCTCTAAAGAAGCCAGCGGGACCGGCAATATGAAATTCATGCTCAATGGGGCGCTCACCATTTGTACCCTAGACGGGGCCAATGTTGAGATTGCCGAACGCGTGGGTGAAGACAACATCTACATCTTCGGTCAAGACAGTGAAACCATTGTCAAGCTGTATGAAACCGGCGACTACCACCGGCACTTGGCTGACTACTACCACCGTGAACGCATCAAACCTTTAGTTGACTTCATTGTAAGCGACGAACTCCTAGCGCTCGGCCAGCACGACCGCCTCTACCGCCTCCATGAAGACATCAAGTACAAGGACTGGTTCATGGCCCTCATTGACCTTGAAGAATTCATCGACGTCAAAGAAAAAGTCTACGCCGACTACGAAGACCAAGAAAGTTGGACCAAAAAAGCCCTCATCAACATCGCCCAAGCCGGCTACTTCTCATCCGACCGCACCATCCAAGACTACAACCAAGACATCTGGAAAATCTAA
- a CDS encoding endonuclease/exonuclease/phosphatase family protein: MKLLSLNCHSWIEDQQEVKIKQIIDHIVQEDYDFIALQEVNQWRESPLLDQVGETFFPCQDQCPIREDNFAYVLVRGLEDQGLTYFWAWAFNHIGFDRYEEGVALLSKRPFSPQRCLLSSEDEPGDYRTRAMILADFPDIDLQVASLHLSWWSAQVEEGFQYEWDRIRKAFEDFQSPSLLMGDFNAPSHIEGESYSLIQAAGLGDAYHLAAVCEGDYSMGPGIAGWSDTDQSQRIDLILMTDDFEVARYQSQFDGVRGPIVSDHYGISAVINLQ; the protein is encoded by the coding sequence TTGAAATTACTCAGCCTGAACTGCCACTCCTGGATAGAAGACCAACAAGAAGTAAAAATCAAACAGATCATTGACCATATTGTTCAAGAAGATTATGATTTCATTGCCTTACAGGAAGTCAACCAATGGCGAGAGAGCCCCTTGCTTGACCAAGTGGGGGAGACCTTCTTCCCATGCCAAGACCAGTGCCCCATTCGTGAGGATAATTTTGCCTATGTTTTGGTGAGGGGGTTAGAAGACCAGGGCTTGACGTATTTTTGGGCCTGGGCCTTTAACCACATTGGCTTTGACCGATACGAAGAAGGGGTAGCTCTCTTGTCTAAGCGACCTTTCAGCCCCCAGCGCTGCCTCCTATCATCTGAGGATGAGCCTGGAGACTATCGGACGCGGGCGATGATTTTGGCTGATTTTCCTGACATTGACCTGCAAGTGGCCTCCCTCCACTTATCTTGGTGGTCGGCCCAGGTTGAAGAAGGATTCCAATATGAATGGGACCGTATTCGGAAGGCATTTGAAGATTTTCAAAGCCCCAGCTTATTGATGGGGGACTTCAATGCACCGAGCCATATTGAAGGTGAATCCTATAGCCTGATCCAGGCTGCTGGACTGGGGGATGCTTACCATCTAGCCGCTGTTTGCGAGGGCGACTATAGTATGGGCCCAGGGATTGCAGGTTGGTCCGATACCGATCAATCCCAGCGTATTGACTTGATTTTGATGACGGATGATTTTGAAGTTGCTCGTTATCAGAGCCAATTTGACGGGGTTAGGGGGCCGATTGTTTCTGACCATTATGGGATTAGCGCTGTGATTAATCTGCAATAA
- a CDS encoding LytTR family DNA-binding domain-containing protein yields MTVEKLVIQRILDQDEDKHQVILRASDSQWLDRTSDLLYQLEGQQQTDRLTIKSQDTYQVLAIPDILYAEINQGELTIWTKDKTYPCRLSLKKLESLLPKGDYLRASRYSLVRLDAIQSLELAFSGNMYAQLSNQKKILISRRFLQQFKEKLGL; encoded by the coding sequence ATGACAGTAGAAAAACTGGTCATCCAGCGTATCCTTGACCAAGACGAAGATAAACACCAAGTAATTTTACGCGCCTCTGATAGTCAATGGCTAGACCGAACTTCTGACCTGCTCTACCAGCTAGAAGGCCAGCAGCAGACTGACCGCTTGACGATCAAGAGCCAAGACACTTACCAAGTATTAGCCATCCCTGACATCCTCTATGCAGAAATCAACCAAGGAGAACTAACGATCTGGACCAAGGATAAGACCTATCCTTGCCGACTCAGCCTAAAGAAGCTAGAAAGTCTCTTGCCAAAGGGCGATTACCTGCGGGCGAGCCGCTATAGCTTGGTCCGTCTAGACGCCATTCAAAGTTTAGAATTGGCCTTTTCTGGTAACATGTACGCCCAGCTCAGTAACCAGAAAAAAATTCTAATCAGCCGTCGTTTTCTCCAGCAGTTTAAAGAAAAACTTGGCTTATGA
- the nadE gene encoding ammonia-dependent NAD(+) synthetase, whose product MRPLQAHIIDQLCVKPSIDVEAEIRQSIDFIKAYFKKHPFFKTLVLGISGGQDSTLVGRLCQLAMEELREETGRQDLRFIAVRLPYGQQLDEDDAQKALDFIQADQVLTVNIKPAVDAQVEALEAAGLEITDFNKGNIKARQRMISQFAIAGADKGIVAGSDHAAEAVTGFYTKFGDGAADIMPIWRLNKRQGAALLQALGAEPRLYEKVPTADLEDDKPGQADEEALGVSYQAIDDYLEGKDLAEADAERIEQLYQSSQHKRELPVNVYDQWWR is encoded by the coding sequence ATGCGTCCATTACAAGCACATATTATCGACCAGCTTTGTGTTAAGCCAAGCATTGATGTGGAGGCAGAGATCCGTCAATCAATTGACTTTATTAAGGCTTATTTTAAAAAGCATCCTTTTTTCAAGACCCTAGTTCTAGGGATTAGCGGGGGCCAAGATTCGACCTTAGTGGGCCGGCTCTGCCAGCTAGCCATGGAAGAATTGCGCGAAGAGACGGGCCGGCAAGACCTTCGCTTCATTGCAGTCCGCCTTCCTTACGGCCAACAGTTGGACGAGGATGATGCCCAGAAGGCTTTGGATTTTATCCAGGCTGACCAGGTGTTGACCGTCAATATTAAGCCAGCTGTGGATGCCCAAGTTGAGGCTCTCGAAGCAGCAGGGCTTGAGATCACGGACTTCAATAAGGGGAACATCAAGGCTCGCCAGCGGATGATTAGCCAATTCGCCATTGCTGGAGCTGATAAGGGGATTGTAGCCGGTTCTGACCATGCGGCTGAAGCAGTCACAGGTTTTTATACCAAGTTCGGTGATGGGGCAGCGGATATCATGCCTATCTGGCGGCTCAACAAACGCCAGGGGGCAGCCTTGCTCCAAGCGCTCGGGGCAGAGCCTCGCCTCTATGAAAAAGTGCCAACCGCAGACTTAGAAGACGATAAACCGGGCCAAGCCGATGAAGAAGCCCTCGGTGTCTCCTACCAGGCCATTGATGACTACCTAGAAGGAAAGGACCTTGCTGAAGCCGATGCTGAACGTATTGAACAACTTTACCAATCTAGCCAGCATAAGCGAGAGCTGCCGGTCAATGTCTATGACCAGTGGTGGCGTTAA
- a CDS encoding glycosyltransferase family 39 protein codes for MKKLSQIIYQLSISGVQLIAGIFLLGILFLNSQFSAQVEEYGREVVRFYPPSPLFWPYIGLVLVILLIVYLLRERLRAEQVFKFLAVLYLILGFYLILNGPLHLRADARAVHDVSKMMADQNYAFTMLGAYMYNYPYQMGLALYERILGAFSDQVILLFVANLFQVLGINYCIYRISDHYFKEKQGIVLMSLVLSFLFIPQLFFIRFAYGEIPGLFCLLAGYWALIQYGEKKHPFYLILTFVFTALALMLRLNYLIWVIALILGQIVLFFKQRNWRYLLAVGVLALSIPVGQKAIPTYYRQVHGFDLGPGSPTELWLAMGTDPLNTSKAPGWYDEKALKPFQRTGFDQEKTKEIGRQRVQANVDYFKEHPDYAKTFFVHKWASIWAEPTFQGIWSGPQFKEDQLTTAKEPMLSLYRFGKLYFASFHYMKGLIFLIYGGSLVFVLFLVRKYPQMTVLIIFFIGGVIFHTFWEGKSQYVYPYVILLVPLLAASLGHLFQALEGLWAKAREKLFS; via the coding sequence GTGAAAAAATTGAGTCAAATTATTTATCAATTATCGATTTCGGGTGTCCAGCTGATTGCCGGCATTTTTTTGCTGGGGATATTGTTCTTGAATAGCCAGTTCAGTGCCCAGGTGGAGGAGTATGGTCGTGAAGTCGTCCGTTTCTATCCGCCGAGTCCGCTTTTTTGGCCCTATATCGGCTTGGTCTTAGTGATCCTCTTAATTGTATACTTATTGAGAGAGCGCCTACGAGCAGAACAGGTCTTTAAGTTTCTAGCTGTGCTTTATCTCATTCTAGGTTTCTATTTGATTTTGAACGGACCGCTTCATTTGCGGGCAGATGCTCGGGCAGTCCATGATGTCAGCAAGATGATGGCTGACCAGAACTATGCCTTTACCATGCTTGGTGCCTATATGTATAACTATCCCTATCAAATGGGCTTGGCCCTCTATGAGCGAATTCTCGGGGCTTTCTCAGACCAGGTGATCCTCCTCTTCGTCGCCAATTTATTCCAGGTTTTAGGGATTAATTACTGTATCTATCGGATCAGTGATCATTATTTTAAGGAAAAACAAGGGATAGTCTTGATGAGCCTCGTCTTGTCCTTTCTATTTATTCCCCAACTCTTCTTTATCCGCTTTGCTTATGGGGAAATTCCTGGCCTTTTCTGCTTGTTAGCAGGTTATTGGGCCCTTATCCAATACGGGGAGAAGAAACACCCGTTCTATTTGATCTTGACCTTTGTCTTCACAGCTCTAGCCCTGATGCTCCGCTTGAATTATTTAATTTGGGTGATTGCTTTAATTCTGGGCCAGATCGTGCTTTTCTTCAAGCAGAGGAATTGGCGCTATCTCCTAGCGGTTGGGGTCTTAGCCCTAAGCATTCCTGTCGGCCAAAAAGCTATTCCAACTTACTATCGCCAGGTTCATGGCTTCGACTTGGGGCCCGGAAGTCCTACTGAGCTGTGGCTGGCCATGGGGACAGATCCTTTGAATACGTCAAAGGCCCCTGGTTGGTATGATGAGAAGGCCCTCAAGCCTTTCCAGCGGACGGGTTTCGACCAAGAGAAGACCAAAGAGATTGGTCGGCAGAGGGTCCAGGCGAATGTTGATTACTTCAAGGAACACCCTGACTATGCCAAGACCTTCTTTGTCCATAAATGGGCAAGTATTTGGGCGGAACCAACTTTCCAAGGTATTTGGTCGGGCCCCCAATTTAAAGAAGATCAACTGACGACAGCTAAGGAGCCCATGCTGTCCCTCTACCGCTTTGGGAAACTATATTTTGCCTCCTTCCACTATATGAAGGGGCTGATTTTCTTGATTTACGGGGGGAGCTTAGTCTTTGTTCTCTTCCTCGTGCGCAAGTATCCCCAAATGACAGTGCTCATTATATTCTTTATTGGCGGGGTCATTTTCCATACCTTCTGGGAGGGCAAGAGCCAGTATGTTTATCCCTATGTCATTCTGCTTGTGCCGCTTCTAGCCGCTAGTTTAGGTCATCTTTTTCAAGCACTGGAAGGGCTCTGGGCCAAAGCTCGGGAAAAATTATTTTCTTAA
- the malQ gene encoding 4-alpha-glucanotransferase codes for MERTSGVLLHITSLASPYGIGSFGRAAYEFVDFLSACKQSYWQILPLTTTSYGDSPYQSFSAFAGNTHLIDFDRLVEAGYLKASDLEDLSFAENPEVVDYGRIFRVRRPLLEKAVAAFQKDKKDKSRDFKDFVQSNQDWLEAFCQYMTVKESFDLKAWYDWPEAYRTYQIDQVKTLCWDHADCYNYHLITQYFFFKQWEALKAYANQKHIQIIGDMPIYVARDSVEMWTQPAMFKTDANKDPLTVAGTPPDNFSDTGQYWGNPIYDWDYMADQGYQWWIQRMAKSFEMYDIVRIDHFRGFESFWEVPYGSETAASGHWTKGPGLKLFKALKDALGDLAIIAEDLGFMTDEVIEMREATGYPGMKILQFAFNGKTDSLDLPHHYSANTIAYVGTHDNETARGWYEESANQSQRDQVDAYLNRRKGEAASHALNRGIAASSSQIAIYTMQDLLNLGNRARMNTPSTIGCNWQWRMAEDALTADVYEQLTDLTETYFRANPKFKLGTSITNKGD; via the coding sequence ATGGAAAGAACAAGCGGGGTTTTACTACATATTACATCCTTAGCCAGCCCCTATGGCATCGGCAGTTTCGGCCGGGCTGCCTATGAATTCGTCGATTTTTTAAGTGCATGCAAGCAATCTTACTGGCAGATCCTACCTCTGACCACAACGAGTTACGGGGACTCCCCCTACCAATCCTTTTCGGCCTTTGCCGGCAACACCCATCTGATCGACTTCGACCGTTTAGTTGAAGCAGGCTACCTAAAAGCTTCTGATCTCGAAGATCTGTCATTTGCTGAGAATCCGGAAGTCGTGGACTATGGGCGCATCTTCAGGGTCCGCCGTCCCCTCCTGGAAAAAGCCGTCGCCGCCTTCCAAAAAGACAAGAAAGACAAGAGCCGAGACTTCAAAGACTTTGTCCAAAGTAACCAGGATTGGCTGGAAGCTTTCTGCCAGTACATGACCGTCAAAGAATCTTTCGACTTAAAGGCCTGGTACGATTGGCCAGAAGCCTACCGGACCTATCAAATAGACCAGGTCAAGACCCTCTGCTGGGACCACGCCGACTGCTATAACTACCACCTGATTACCCAGTACTTCTTCTTCAAGCAATGGGAAGCTCTCAAGGCCTACGCCAATCAAAAGCATATCCAGATCATTGGCGACATGCCCATCTATGTGGCCCGTGACAGCGTTGAAATGTGGACCCAGCCAGCTATGTTCAAAACGGATGCCAATAAAGATCCCTTGACCGTTGCGGGAACGCCACCCGATAATTTCTCAGATACTGGCCAGTACTGGGGGAACCCGATTTATGACTGGGACTATATGGCTGACCAGGGCTACCAATGGTGGATCCAGCGCATGGCCAAGAGCTTTGAAATGTACGATATTGTTCGCATCGACCACTTCCGCGGCTTTGAGTCCTTCTGGGAGGTGCCTTATGGTTCTGAAACTGCCGCTTCAGGCCACTGGACCAAGGGACCGGGTCTAAAGCTCTTCAAAGCCTTAAAGGACGCCCTTGGTGACCTAGCAATTATTGCTGAAGATTTAGGATTTATGACCGATGAAGTCATTGAAATGCGGGAAGCGACTGGCTATCCTGGAATGAAAATTTTACAATTTGCTTTTAACGGAAAAACAGACAGTTTAGACTTGCCACATCACTATTCTGCCAATACAATAGCTTATGTAGGAACCCACGATAATGAGACCGCACGCGGTTGGTACGAAGAAAGCGCTAACCAATCTCAACGCGATCAAGTGGACGCTTACTTAAATCGAAGAAAAGGCGAAGCAGCCTCCCATGCCCTCAACCGGGGAATTGCTGCTTCAAGCAGTCAAATCGCGATCTATACCATGCAGGATTTATTAAATCTGGGCAACCGCGCTCGGATGAATACGCCCTCCACCATCGGTTGCAATTGGCAATGGCGCATGGCAGAAGATGCCCTAACAGCTGATGTTTATGAACAATTGACAGACTTAACGGAAACCTACTTCCGTGCAAATCCTAAATTTAAGTTAGGCACAAGTATTACAAACAAAGGAGACTAA
- a CDS encoding LacI family DNA-binding transcriptional regulator, with amino-acid sequence MTVTIKDIAKASGVAPSTVSRVIADNPAISQATKEKVRQVMADLHYYPNYNARRLASRKSRTVGIVLPAASDAFYHNPFFPTVLRGINEAASQAQYALLLSTGEGDQTRLDHLQNMILGKQVEGLIFLYASREDPLLQFALSQDCPLVVIGNLPGIDVNRVDNDNPAIAYQATRHLIKRGAKKLAFIGGDPKQQFVKERLAGFSQAMEEAGLDLADGAVYNDLPFLQSPGYELARRELLKKDFDAFVFADQLLAEGAYQAMRQLGLDPSWMVTFKAYSDPDLGQIEGYPYFDLHSQDLGYQAMQVLLEVLAQAEDAHCHRYIYQCVTSDFISNE; translated from the coding sequence ATGACTGTAACTATTAAAGATATTGCCAAGGCCTCAGGGGTTGCTCCTTCGACGGTCTCTCGGGTGATTGCTGATAACCCAGCTATTAGCCAAGCTACCAAGGAGAAAGTTCGCCAGGTGATGGCTGACCTCCACTACTATCCCAACTACAATGCTCGACGCTTAGCCAGCCGCAAGTCGCGAACGGTAGGGATTGTCCTCCCGGCGGCTAGTGATGCTTTCTACCACAATCCCTTCTTTCCTACGGTTCTCAGAGGGATTAATGAAGCAGCAAGCCAGGCCCAGTATGCTCTCCTCTTATCGACAGGAGAGGGGGACCAGACGCGCTTAGATCATCTTCAGAATATGATCCTTGGTAAGCAAGTGGAAGGGCTCATCTTCCTCTATGCTAGCCGTGAAGATCCTCTCTTGCAATTTGCTCTTAGCCAGGACTGTCCCCTAGTCGTGATCGGTAACCTGCCTGGAATCGATGTGAACCGGGTCGACAATGATAACCCGGCCATCGCCTACCAGGCTACCCGCCACTTAATTAAGCGAGGGGCGAAGAAACTTGCCTTTATTGGTGGCGACCCCAAGCAGCAGTTCGTTAAAGAACGTTTGGCTGGCTTCAGCCAGGCCATGGAAGAGGCCGGTTTAGACCTAGCAGACGGGGCAGTTTATAATGATTTGCCCTTCCTCCAGTCCCCCGGTTATGAGCTAGCGCGTCGAGAACTACTTAAAAAAGACTTTGATGCTTTTGTCTTTGCTGACCAACTATTGGCAGAGGGGGCCTACCAAGCCATGCGGCAGTTAGGCCTTGATCCATCTTGGATGGTAACTTTTAAAGCCTATAGTGATCCGGATTTGGGCCAAATCGAGGGCTATCCCTACTTTGATCTCCACAGCCAGGACTTGGGCTACCAGGCCATGCAGGTACTTCTAGAAGTCCTCGCTCAAGCAGAAGATGCTCACTGTCACCGCTATATCTACCAATGTGTGACGAGTGACTTTATCTCTAACGAGTAG
- the purR gene encoding pur operon repressor — protein sequence MKLNRSHRLIAMTHYLLAHPHTLVSLSYFVDRFQSARSSISEDISILKKEFPNSNIGSIETVAGASGGVIFRPSIAPDQALERVQALCQELTDNDRILPGGYFYLTDILGDSDHLRLIGQIIASRYREAGATAIMTIATKGVPLAQAVSMYLNIPFVMVRRDSKVTEGATVSINYASQGQSRVEKMELTKNSLGEGEKVLIIDDFLNGGGTITGMLSMTKEFNATCVGICVLAEVQNPDREVAFDYQSLMQVVKSQDNTQLVEVLPGGIFDDHD from the coding sequence ATGAAACTTAATCGAAGCCACCGCTTAATTGCGATGACCCACTATTTACTTGCCCATCCCCACACCCTAGTCTCTTTGTCATATTTTGTGGACCGTTTTCAATCGGCGCGTTCTTCCATATCTGAGGATATCTCTATCTTAAAGAAGGAATTTCCAAATTCGAATATCGGAAGCATTGAAACGGTTGCTGGTGCGAGCGGTGGGGTCATTTTTCGTCCGAGCATTGCTCCAGACCAGGCCCTGGAGAGAGTCCAAGCCCTCTGCCAGGAGCTGACGGATAATGATCGCATCCTGCCGGGAGGTTATTTCTACCTGACCGATATTCTGGGAGATTCGGACCACTTACGGCTGATCGGGCAAATTATTGCCAGTCGCTATCGGGAAGCTGGTGCGACAGCTATTATGACCATTGCTACCAAGGGCGTTCCGCTCGCCCAGGCTGTCTCCATGTATTTAAATATCCCCTTCGTTATGGTACGCCGGGATTCTAAAGTGACAGAGGGAGCAACGGTATCGATCAACTATGCTAGCCAAGGCCAGAGCCGGGTTGAAAAAATGGAACTCACCAAGAACAGCTTAGGAGAAGGCGAGAAAGTCTTAATTATTGATGACTTCTTGAATGGTGGTGGCACAATCACCGGAATGTTAAGTATGACTAAAGAATTCAATGCGACCTGTGTTGGCATCTGTGTCCTCGCTGAGGTTCAGAACCCTGACCGCGAAGTAGCATTCGACTACCAGTCCCTGATGCAAGTGGTGAAATCACAAGATAACACCCAGTTGGTAGAAGTCCTTCCAGGGGGCATCTTTGATGACCATGACTAA
- a CDS encoding DUF3021 domain-containing protein, whose product MKEFIHRSLQGIFISMVIFAVMGAIYTSSPVYLKMLISWSLVGCVCGGGSVLYQIDKLSPLLAGFFHLALSLLTFLGLAAWNHWFPLTWDIILSASLQFSLIFLLIALGYYFYYSKQIKAINQRIDKS is encoded by the coding sequence ATGAAAGAATTTATTCATCGAAGCTTACAAGGAATCTTTATCAGTATGGTTATCTTTGCTGTCATGGGTGCCATCTATACTTCCTCCCCCGTTTATCTTAAAATGTTAATCAGCTGGAGCCTGGTCGGTTGCGTCTGCGGTGGCGGCTCTGTCCTCTACCAAATTGACAAGCTCAGCCCCCTCTTAGCCGGCTTCTTCCACCTGGCTTTAAGCCTGCTAACCTTCCTCGGCCTAGCCGCATGGAATCACTGGTTCCCTCTGACTTGGGACATCATTCTCTCGGCTAGCCTACAATTTAGCTTGATTTTTCTCCTCATTGCCCTAGGCTACTACTTCTACTATAGCAAACAAATTAAAGCAATCAATCAGAGAATCGACAAATCATAA
- a CDS encoding helix-turn-helix transcriptional regulator gives MMRIGEMLRKGRLNMGLTQQEVADKIGVQVGSIANWEQGRCYPSANFFLSLVSLYKIEFEDFK, from the coding sequence ATGATGCGAATAGGTGAAATGTTAAGAAAGGGTCGTTTGAATATGGGTTTGACTCAACAAGAAGTAGCTGACAAAATTGGCGTTCAAGTTGGAAGTATTGCTAACTGGGAACAAGGACGTTGCTATCCTTCAGCTAACTTTTTCTTGTCATTAGTTTCACTCTACAAAATTGAATTTGAAGATTTTAAATGA
- the rpiB gene encoding ribose 5-phosphate isomerase B — MKIAIGADHGGVDLKALITDHLKERGIEVVNYGTDSSESVDYPDFAHAVTHAVQEERVDYGILICGTGIGMSITANKEKGIRAALCGDVFSAQATKAHNNANVLCLGARVVGPGLALMIVDAWLDADYEGGRHQKRLDKIAAIENAQD; from the coding sequence ATGAAAATTGCAATTGGCGCTGACCATGGTGGCGTTGACCTCAAGGCTTTAATTACCGACCACTTAAAAGAACGCGGTATCGAGGTAGTCAATTACGGAACAGACAGCAGTGAGTCCGTCGACTATCCTGATTTTGCCCATGCGGTGACCCACGCTGTCCAAGAAGAACGTGTGGACTACGGCATCCTCATCTGCGGCACTGGCATCGGCATGTCCATCACAGCCAACAAAGAAAAAGGCATCCGCGCTGCCCTCTGCGGTGACGTCTTCTCTGCCCAAGCAACTAAGGCCCACAACAATGCTAACGTGCTCTGCCTAGGTGCTCGAGTGGTAGGCCCTGGTCTCGCCCTCATGATCGTTGACGCTTGGTTAGATGCGGACTACGAAGGTGGCCGCCACCAAAAACGCCTCGACAAAATTGCAGCTATCGAAAACGCCCAAGACTAA